A genome region from Nicotiana tabacum cultivar K326 chromosome 13, ASM71507v2, whole genome shotgun sequence includes the following:
- the LOC142168167 gene encoding uncharacterized protein LOC142168167 yields MQAISRQLLEMQTYLQELLAEVDVGQYIMCTFVYDKCSSLERLNLWDNLYYLASDMDIPWVVGGEFNVVLYEDEKIGGLPVHPPEYKDFSFCVNSCGLFDLGYKGSPFTWWNDRLNAECILKRLDRVFLNLPFKNLFPTIDVEHLIRTGSDHAPLFMSCGEQATNFIKPFREDIMKVKEMLFEEEPTVENRVLQKAQAELKRYLSIEEQYWKQKAGVTLFTEEDRNTSFFHNHRQFTREADPPDFILLDNVPAMVTMEQNLELCRYPTLEEVKVVVFELSGRV; encoded by the exons ATGCAGGCAATTTCAAGGCAGTTGCTAGAGATGCAGACATATCTCCAAGAGTTGCTGGCAGAAGTG GATGTTGGCCAATACATCATGTGTACATTTGTATATGATAAATGTTCTTCACTTGAGAGGCTGAATTTGTGGGATAATCTATATTATCTTGCAAGTGATATGGATATACCTTGGGTTGTTGGTGGTGAATTCAATGTTGTGCTATATGAAGATGAGAAGATTGGGGGACTGCCAGTTCACCCTCCTGAATATAAAGACTTTTCTTTTTGTGTGAATTCTTGTGGGCTATTTGATTTAGGCTACAAAGGAAGTCCATTCACCTGGTGGAATGACAGGCTAAATGCTGAGTGTATCTTAAAGAGGCTGGATAGAGTTTTTTTGAACCTACCATTCAAGAATCTATTCCCTACTATTGATGTTGAACATCTCATTAGGACTGGCTCAGACCATGCTCCTCTATTCATGAGTTGTGGTGAACAAGCTACTAACTTCATCAAGCCTTTTAG GGAAGACATTATGAAGGTGAAGGAGATGCTTTTTGAAGAAGAACCTACAGTTGAGAATAGAGTGCTTCAAAAAGCACAAGCTGAATTGAAGAGGTACTTAAGCATTGAGGAGCAATACTGGAAGCAGAAGGCAGGGGTGACATTGTTTACTGAAGAAGACAGGAATACAAGCTTTTTCCACAATCAT AGGCAATTCACTAGAGAAGCGGATCCTCCTGACTTCATTCTACTAGACAATGTGCCAGCTATGGTAACTATGGAGCAGAATCTGGAATTATGTAGGTATCCTACTCTTGAAGAAGTCAAGGTTGTTGTGTTTGAACTAAGTGGGAGAGTATGA